One Setaria viridis chromosome 5, Setaria_viridis_v4.0, whole genome shotgun sequence genomic region harbors:
- the LOC117854698 gene encoding uncharacterized protein produces the protein MGNGLSITPCLHLPGTAAAVRLVYWGGQARLLADDGARVLAGDVAAELPAPATDHAVCPADAFFVGLPIPVMSPGEELLPGRTYFVLPAARFPSLKVLTAATLAALSAAPAGRTRKAAPAALPFDGQCPFEYVKGDGGAALIRVLPEFIEKVITCDGGPAKAPKATSAAELCSTPELKRHYAQLVGPRSRPWSPRLETIAESDRSRWLRSPARMLSSR, from the coding sequence ATGGGCAATGGGCTCTCGATCACCCCGTGCCTGCACCTGCCGgggacggccgcggcggtgagGCTGGTCTACTGGGGCGGGCAGGCGCGGCTGctcgccgacgacggcgcccGCGTCCTGGCCGGGGACGTCGCGGCGGAgctcccggcgccggcgaccgatCACGCCGTCTGCCCCGCGGACGCCTTCTTCGTCGGCCTCCCGATCCCGGTGATGTCCCCCGGCGAGGAGCTCCTGCCGGGGCGGACCTACTTCGTGCTCCCCGCGGCGCGGTTCCCCTCGCTCAAGGTGCTCACCGCCGCCACGCTCGCCGCGCTgtcggccgcgccggcggggaggacgaggaaggcggccccggcggcgctACCCTTCGACGGGCAGTGCCCGTTCGAGTACGTgaagggcgacggcggcgccgcgctcATCAGGGTCCTGCCGGAGTTCATCGAGAAGGTGATCACCTGCGACGGCGGCCCCGCGAAGGCGCCGAAGGCAACGTCGGCGGCGGAGCTGTGCAGCACGCCGGAGCTGAAGCGGCATTACGCGCAGCTCGTGGGGCCGAGGAGCCGGCCGTGGTCGCCGAGGCTGGAGACGATAGCGGAGAGCGACAGGAGCAGATGGCTCAggtcgccggcgaggatgcTGTCTTCGCGATAG